The genomic interval GGCCAGGGTCGGCGCGGCGGCGGCCAGGACGTCGATCGCCTCGCGTATGTACCGGTACACGGTAGCGACGCCGATGCCGAACCTGGCAGCGAGCCGCGCGTAGGTGTCCCCACACCGCAGGTGGGCGAGTACAAGCAGGGCCTGACGGCTGACAGACAGCCGTCGCCACCGGGTCCCGATCTCTCGCTGCCGGGCACGGAGCCGCGTGGTCAGGTAGCGCAGGGTGCTGCTGGACAGGTCGATCGACGATGGGTAGACAAGCACGCGAAGCTCCTGGCGGACACGGGTGATCTTGGTCGAGAACCCGTCTACCAGGAGCTTCATCGATCCGTACAGCTGGCACCCTCCAACGCCTCACCGCCGCAGTCAGGTTGGAAAAGGCTCATTGCCGCCTTCGGCTGTGGTGTGTACGGAGGCGGCAACGATTGTTGAGAAGCCGTCCAGCATCTGCTGTGAGTACGGGCTAGTGCCGTGGCTGGAAAGGTTCGCCGGGTTGGCGAGCACAGTCCTTTCCTGGTGCATCCACCCTCGGATACCGTCCGTCCTTGTGCCCGTAAACCTGAGCCTGGTCGTCGGATTTCTGACTCTGTCGGCAGTGCTGTCGGTGATCCCGGGGCCATCTGTCTTGCTTGAGACCAGTCGCGCCATCACCGTGGGGCGTCGGTCGGCGATGTGGATCGTCCTGGGGAATGCTTTGGGCGGTCTTGTGCTCCTGGCGCTCGTGCTCGCCGACCTTGGAGTAATCGTCGCAGCATCGGCCGAACTCTTCGTGGCGATCAAGGTGGTCGGTGCGTGCTATCTGTTCTGGCTGGGCTTTAGTGCCCTGCGCGCCGCCCGGTCCAGCTCGGTGAACGAGACCTTCGCCGCAGCCGATGCCCCGGACAGGACGTCGTGGGCTCGATCGGTACGGCAGGGCCTTCTTATCGGTGTCGCCAACCCGAAGAGCATCGTTTCGCTGATGGCCGTCCTGCCCCAGTTCGTTGACCACTCGCGCGGAAACCTCGTTCTCCAGATGTTGGTCCTCGGACTCGCTGGAGGCGTGGTCCAAACAGTTATTGAAACCACCTGGGTCTGTGCCGCTGGATCCATGCGGAATTGGTTTCTGGGGAAAACCCGTCGCATCCGGGTCCTGAAAGCAAGCGGCGGAGTCACCATGATCGCGTTTGCCAGCAAGCTCGCAAACGAAAGCCCGTAGATTCATCGCTGTCATGCCCCGTCGGCCAGTCGGTACGTCACGGCGTGCCTGCCGCGATGCCGCAGGGTCAGTCGCTTCGTACTGGGCGCCCACCCCAGCGAATGCCTTTCTCGCTGCGGATGTGGGCGCGCTCGCGACGCTGGGCGGCCAGCACATCGGGATGGCGAAGCGGGACGGCTCTTGAAGCATTCGGTGACGTACCTCCGTGTCGTAACCGCTGACTTCACCAAGGTGATACAACTGCGGGCGTATCGCTCCCCACTCGACCAGGAAGGCATCGACCTTCCTCGGCTCGGCCTGAGGGCTGTCCGTCACGCAGAGCCACCAGAGTGCCGAAGTTGTGCCGAATTGCTGCCCTGTGTGCCAGCCGTGGCGCGGTAGCTGCAATCCAGCCGGCTCGATGGCAGACCCCGAGGTCGAGGCGTACCTCGCCTGCGACGGCGAGTTCGACCTCACGCGGACCGACCCCATCGAGTCGATCGCCCTGTCGGCCGGTCTCCCGGTGGAGCCCGTGGCCGGCTGCAACGCGGGAGGCACCCACTACCTCTGCGGCCC from Streptomyces sp. CA-278952 carries:
- a CDS encoding LysE family translocator — its product is MPVNLSLVVGFLTLSAVLSVIPGPSVLLETSRAITVGRRSAMWIVLGNALGGLVLLALVLADLGVIVAASAELFVAIKVVGACYLFWLGFSALRAARSSSVNETFAAADAPDRTSWARSVRQGLLIGVANPKSIVSLMAVLPQFVDHSRGNLVLQMLVLGLAGGVVQTVIETTWVCAAGSMRNWFLGKTRRIRVLKASGGVTMIAFASKLANESP